The Lates calcarifer isolate ASB-BC8 linkage group LG6, TLL_Latcal_v3, whole genome shotgun sequence genome includes a region encoding these proteins:
- the LOC108890511 gene encoding pancreatic progenitor cell differentiation and proliferation factor B: protein MAAIPSSGSLIATHDYYRRRLGSNSSSSSCGSAEYTGEVIPHHPGLPRQDSGHWWTSFFFAKQNQPGMQNGSENQKNRTYTVANGQVTCIAREMALNRQLSESSENVKSEPLNPPPTSS from the exons ATGGCAGCAATTCCATCAAGTGGCTCTCTCATCGCCACCCATGATTACTACAGAA GGCGCCTTGGGTccaactccagcagcagctcttgtGGCAGTGCTGAGTACACAGGAGAGGTCATTCCACACCACCCAG GACTTCCAAGGCAAGACTCAGGCCACTGGTGgacttcatttttctttgcaaaacaaaaccagccCGGCATGCAGAATGGATCTGAAAATCAAAA AAACAGAACCTACACAGTGGCCAACGGTCAGGTGACCTGCATCGCCAGGGAAATGGCTTTGAACAGACAACTCAGTGAaagcagtgaaaatgtaaagtCTGAACCACTGAACCCTCCACCGACTTCCTCCTAG